CCCAACCCGGCGGGCGGCAAGGCGTACGGGCCGATGATGACCACCCGCTTCACCACCGCCGTCGGCAAGAAGGAGATCGTCCAGCAGCACGGGATGACCGTCGGCGAGCTGGCCCGCTTCTACAACGGCGAGTTCCTGCCGGCCGACGCCGGGCGCCAGGTCGAGTTGGAGGTCATCGACTGCAGCGGGTGGGGACCGGACATGATGGGCGGCGACACCGACGTTCCGTGGGTCATGCCGAGCCCCAACATGCCGACCCCGGACACCGCGCTGGTGTACCCCGGTACCGGCATGTTCGAGGGCGTGGCGAGCCTGTCCGAGGGGCGCGGCACCACGCGCCCGTTCGAGCTCATCGGCGGGCCCGAGTTCGACTATCACTGGAGCGACCGGCTCAACGCCGCGAACCTGCCCGGGGTGAGCTTCCGGGAGGCCTACTTCACGCCGACCTTCAACAAGTTCGCCAACACGGTATGCGCCGGCGTCGAGGTGAAGGTGACCGACCCGCAGGCCTTCGACCCGATCCGGACGGCCGTCGCGATGCTGGTGGAGGCGCGCGAGTTCCCCGCCTTCCTCTGGCGGACCGACTCCTGGGACGCCGCGCGACCGTACTGGATCGACAAGCTGAGCGGGTCCGAGCGGCTGCGCACGATGATCGACGCCGGGGCGTCCACGGACGAGATCGTCGGCGCGTGGAGCGGCGAGCTGGCGGAGTTCGACGCCCGGCGCCGCCCGTACCTGCTCTACCGCCGCGGGTGAGTCAGCCGCCGGTGGACGACCTTGCATCGAGCACAACCACGTCACGGCGCTCCAGAAGCTCCAGGAGAAGGTCGCGGTGCACAAAACGGCAAGCACCGTGCCCACGCCGGCCACCGAGGGCGTGGGCGGGCCGGGGCGCTCAGGCCCGCTGGTAGCGCAGGTACACCGTACCGGAACCAAAGCAAGGGCGCTCGCCTCGAGCACCTGGAGGCCGTCTGGGGACCCCAGGGCGCGGTATGCCTCAATCCGGAGAACCGGCGTCGCCCGGAGGTGGACCTCCCCACGCACCCGAGAGTGAAGCCCTGCACTCCCGCTGGGTTGCGTGAGGGCGTGCTCGCCACCGGGCGCCTCCCGATGCACGCGGCCTCCCGCTGAGTGAGCTGGGCAAAGTGGTAGCCTGGGGTACGACGAAGACGTCCGGCTCGTGGTGGGGGGACGGTCCACGGTGTGCTGGTGGGAGCGGCCATTCCCGTTCGTGTGGAGTGCTAGGTTGGTCCCCAGTCGCAGGCTCCCCCTTTTCCGCGAGTGCCCAGCATGAGCATCCACAATATCCCGCCTCGCCCTCCGGGCATGCCCGAGTCCAAGCCGGAGCCGGAGCCCAAGCCCGTGGGCTCGGCCTACCGGCGGCCCGATGGCACGCTGGAACTGCGGATGCACGCCGAGGCTCGGGGCGGGGTAGTGGGCTCGGCGCTGTTCATCCTCAAGCCCGACGATCCCCGCTATGCCTCGGTGCTCGAGCACCTGGGCCATCCCCCGTCAGGGGGTTACGCTCCCGTGAAGCCCTTTCCCTGGGGAATGTTCTGAACTTCCGTTTCAGGAGGGAGGGAGAACCACGACGATGACACCCGCGACCCGCACCAGCTTGATGGGAGATCTGCGGCGGCTGGGTTTGAGGGCTGGCGATCTCGTGATGGTGCATGCCGGCATCCGGAGCCTGGGCCCCGTGCTCGGTGGCGTGAACACCGTGGTTCAGGCGCTGCTCGATGCGGTTGGCGACAGTGGCACCCTCATGGCGTACATGGATTGGGAGATCGGGGCGGAGCCGGAAGACTTCGA
This is a stretch of genomic DNA from Archangium violaceum. It encodes these proteins:
- a CDS encoding exo-beta-N-acetylmuramidase NamZ family protein yields the protein MGRDPERLSRRRVIALGGGAAVSAVACTAAGGPASPEPSKPGLRPRFPVRTGLDHLVEGGFEALAGERVGVISNPTGVDGRYSHLVDLMHAHARDTGGLTIGGVFGPEHGFRGSAQAGGSEGTGSDARTGLTVYDAYNASQATWETLYERASVQTVVFDIQDVGSRFYTYIWALYDSMVAAARRGLRYVVLDRPNPAGGKAYGPMMTTRFTTAVGKKEIVQQHGMTVGELARFYNGEFLPADAGRQVELEVIDCSGWGPDMMGGDTDVPWVMPSPNMPTPDTALVYPGTGMFEGVASLSEGRGTTRPFELIGGPEFDYHWSDRLNAANLPGVSFREAYFTPTFNKFANTVCAGVEVKVTDPQAFDPIRTAVAMLVEAREFPAFLWRTDSWDAARPYWIDKLSGSERLRTMIDAGASTDEIVGAWSGELAEFDARRRPYLLYRRG